A stretch of the Aegilops tauschii subsp. strangulata cultivar AL8/78 chromosome 4, Aet v6.0, whole genome shotgun sequence genome encodes the following:
- the LOC109733402 gene encoding uncharacterized protein has product MTKLGLEAKDLEPTRTIFRGIIPGLSCSPIGRIRLDVLFSDSSHFRREPIWFEVVDLSSAYHALLGRPALAKFMAVPYYAYLKLKLSGLKGLITVTGHYRKSIECARDGAKLAKSLVIAEEHRQLD; this is encoded by the coding sequence atgaccaagctcggcctcgAGGCCAAAGACCTGGAGCCAACCCGGACGATCTTCCGCGGCATTATTCCCGGCCTCTCCTGCTCCCCGATCGGCCGGATCCGGCTCGACGTCCTATTCAGCGACAGCAGCCACTTCCGACGTGagccgatctggttcgaggtggtggacctgtccagcGCGTACCACGCGCTGTTGGGCCGGCCCGCGCTCGCCAAATTCATGGCGGTTCCttactacgcctacctgaagctgaagctgtcGGGTCTGAAGGGCCTCATCACCGTCACCGGCCACTACCGCAAGTCCATAGAGTGCGCCCGAGACGGTGCCAAGCTGGCCAAGTCGCTGGTCATAGCCGAGGAGCATCGCCAGCTCGACTAG